Proteins encoded by one window of Arabidopsis thaliana chromosome 2, partial sequence:
- a CDS encoding Bifunctional inhibitor/lipid-transfer protein/seed storage 2S albumin superfamily protein (Bifunctional inhibitor/lipid-transfer protein/seed storage 2S albumin superfamily protein; FUNCTIONS IN: lipid binding; INVOLVED IN: lipid transport; LOCATED IN: endomembrane system; EXPRESSED IN: leaf whorl, embryo, hypocotyl, male gametophyte, root; EXPRESSED DURING: C globular stage; CONTAINS InterPro DOMAIN/s: Bifunctional inhibitor/plant lipid transfer protein/seed storage (InterPro:IPR016140), Plant lipid transfer protein/seed storage/trypsin-alpha amylase inhibitor (InterPro:IPR003612), Plant lipid transfer protein/Par allergen (InterPro:IPR000528), Plant lipid transfer protein/hydrophobic protein, helical domain (InterPro:IPR013770); BEST Arabidopsis thaliana protein match is: lipid transfer protein 6 (TAIR:AT3G08770.1); Has 1059 Blast hits to 1058 proteins in 125 species: Archae - 0; Bacteria - 0; Metazoa - 2; Fungi - 0; Plants - 1055; Viruses - 0; Other Eukaryotes - 2 (source: NCBI BLink).), which translates to MNVLKCLAIISVLGIFFIPRYSESAISCSVVLQDLQPCVSYLTSGSGNPPETCCDGVKSLAAATTTSADKKAACQCIKSVANSVTVKPELAQALASNCGASLPVDASPTVDCTTVG; encoded by the exons ATGAATGTATTGAAATGTCTAGCGATCATTTCCGTTCTCGGAATATTCTTCATACCTCGTTATTCTGAATCCGCTATATCTTGCAGTGTTGTGTTACAGGATTTGCAGCCATGTGTGAGCTACTTGACCAGCGGAAGTGGAAACCCTCCGGAGACTTGTTGCGACGGAGTTAAGAGTTTAGCGGCGGCAACCACCACATCTGCCGATAAGAAGGCAGCTTGTCAATGCATCAAGTCAGTGGCTAATAGTGTTACCGTGAAGCCTGAATTGGCTCAAGCCCTTGCTAGCAATTGTGGTGCGAGCTTGCCCGTTGATGCTTCTCCTACTGTCGACTGCACTAC tgTTGGTTGA